A genomic window from Brachyspira sp. SAP_772 includes:
- a CDS encoding aspartate 1-decarboxylase, whose translation MMREVIKSKINRLTVTRTDLNFKDSITIDETLMDKSDILEGDIVSVINLSNDNRFEAEVIKGIANTGIISINGKYVHLAKKDDVIVVLSYGNIPEEHIKKHITNIIQVNMHNMVID comes from the coding sequence ATGATGCGTGAAGTAATAAAATCTAAAATAAATAGATTGACTGTAACTAGAACTGATCTTAATTTCAAAGATTCAATTACCATAGATGAAACTTTAATGGATAAATCTGATATACTTGAGGGGGATATAGTATCTGTAATAAACCTTAGCAATGATAATAGATTCGAAGCTGAGGTGATAAAAGGTATAGCAAATACTGGTATAATAAGCATAAATGGCAAGTATGTTCATCTAGCTAAAAAAGATGATGTAATAGTTGTATTATCTTATGGCAATATACCAGAAGAGCATATAAAAAAACATATTACAAATATTATTCAAGTAAATATGCATAATATGGTTATAGACTAA
- the yedE gene encoding YedE family putative selenium transporter, producing MNKNIFTSSIGIIVSGAIIGALAAWLSVMGNPANMGICVACFTRDLAGALGLHRAAAVQYIRPELIGLVIGATVSALISKEYSPKGGSSPIIRFILGFFAMIGALVFLGCPWRTLLRIAGGDINAIFGLIGIIIGGGIGVFFWKQNFSLGQPKAYNNKLVGFIPLIISIILLILLLKQTKFSEGGAIFFSESGPGSMKAPLIVALIVSIIIGFIAQKSRFCTVGGVRDGIFMKDFHMTKGVIAFIVAALVVNIITSRFNVSMENQPIAHTNILWNTVSMILTGLAFTLGAGCPGRQFIQSAEGNMDSFVFVIGMLVGAGFAHNFNLASSTAGPTIYGMFAVILGLVFCVIIGFTMKENQ from the coding sequence ATGAACAAAAACATTTTCACAAGCTCCATTGGCATTATAGTATCTGGTGCCATTATTGGAGCTTTAGCGGCTTGGCTTTCTGTAATGGGAAACCCTGCCAATATGGGAATATGCGTTGCATGTTTCACTAGGGATTTAGCTGGGGCTTTGGGATTGCATAGAGCAGCTGCTGTGCAGTATATAAGACCTGAACTTATAGGGCTTGTTATTGGTGCTACAGTATCTGCTTTAATCTCTAAAGAATATTCTCCTAAAGGCGGAAGTTCTCCTATTATAAGATTTATTTTAGGTTTCTTCGCTATGATTGGTGCTTTAGTTTTCTTGGGTTGTCCTTGGAGAACATTATTAAGAATAGCTGGCGGAGATATTAATGCTATATTTGGATTAATAGGTATTATTATAGGCGGAGGAATTGGTGTTTTCTTCTGGAAACAAAATTTCTCTTTGGGTCAGCCAAAAGCATATAATAATAAATTAGTAGGATTCATACCTCTAATAATATCAATAATACTATTAATATTATTATTAAAACAAACAAAATTCTCTGAAGGCGGAGCTATATTTTTCTCTGAGTCTGGTCCCGGAAGCATGAAAGCTCCTTTAATTGTAGCCTTAATAGTTTCTATTATAATAGGTTTCATAGCTCAAAAATCAAGATTTTGTACTGTTGGCGGTGTTAGAGATGGAATATTTATGAAAGATTTCCATATGACTAAAGGTGTTATAGCTTTTATTGTTGCTGCTTTAGTAGTAAACATAATAACAAGCAGATTTAATGTTTCTATGGAAAATCAGCCTATAGCTCATACTAACATATTGTGGAACACTGTATCAATGATTCTTACAGGTTTGGCATTTACCTTAGGTGCTGGTTGTCCGGGAAGACAGTTTATACAATCTGCTGAAGGAAATATGGATAGTTTTGTATTTGTTATAGGAATGCTTGTTGGTGCTGGATTTGCTCATAATTTTAATTTGGCAAGTTCTACTGCTGGCCCTACAATATATGGTATGTTTGCTGTTATTTTAGGTTTAGTATTCTGTGTTATTATAGGATTTACTATGAAAGAAAATCAATGA
- a CDS encoding SirA family protein: MQETIKIDTRGMSCSQASFQAKCAAINNTELNTVIEVLVSGHSSCESVIRGCIKYGYEGSFEHIENEDILVTLIKKK; this comes from the coding sequence ATGCAAGAGACTATAAAAATAGATACTAGAGGAATGTCTTGTTCGCAGGCATCTTTTCAGGCTAAATGTGCCGCTATAAACAATACAGAATTAAATACAGTTATAGAAGTTTTAGTTAGCGGGCATTCAAGCTGTGAAAGTGTGATTCGAGGATGCATCAAATATGGATATGAAGGAAGTTTTGAACATATAGAAAATGAAGATATATTGGTTACTTTAATAAAAAAGAAATAA
- a CDS encoding glutamate-5-semialdehyde dehydrogenase, translated as MQLIDLVKNAKDSTYKLQSLNTDIKNKALLEIADKLEENKSIIFEANKKDLEYAKKLLDENKISLSMFNRLKLDENKMIDIISGIKDVVKLEDPINKVLLETELDDNLLLKKISCPIGLIAVIFEARPDVISQISSLCIKSSNAVILKGGAEGENTNKAIFNIINETLESIKEFPKNSVNLVFTREDIKELLSMDKYVDLIIPRGGNSLVQYIKSNTNIPVLGHADGICHLYIDESANQEKALKICLDSKAQYPSACNAVETILINKNIANEYLPKLYNLFKENNIKMNGCKEVRKILNQSDIGEVKEWHLEYGDKEVSLKIVENTEEAYNHINQYGSHHTDSIVSENKDNIEKFMTYVDSANVYCNTSTRFSDGFRYGFGAEVGISTNKTHARGPVGLEGLTIYKYKLFGNYQIVDDYVNHKASFKHKRIK; from the coding sequence ATGCAATTAATAGACTTGGTAAAAAATGCAAAAGATTCTACATACAAATTACAATCATTAAATACTGATATAAAAAACAAAGCATTATTAGAAATAGCAGATAAATTAGAAGAAAATAAAAGTATTATATTTGAAGCAAATAAAAAAGATTTGGAATATGCCAAAAAACTTCTTGATGAAAATAAAATTTCTCTTTCAATGTTTAATCGTTTAAAATTAGACGAAAACAAAATGATAGATATTATTTCTGGTATAAAAGATGTTGTAAAATTGGAAGACCCTATTAATAAAGTATTATTAGAAACAGAGCTTGATGATAATTTATTATTAAAAAAAATATCCTGCCCTATTGGTTTAATTGCTGTAATATTTGAAGCTCGTCCTGATGTTATATCTCAAATATCTTCTTTATGTATAAAATCTTCTAATGCTGTTATACTTAAAGGCGGTGCTGAGGGAGAGAACACAAACAAAGCAATATTTAACATCATTAACGAAACATTAGAAAGTATTAAAGAGTTTCCAAAGAACTCTGTTAATTTGGTATTTACAAGAGAGGATATAAAAGAATTATTATCAATGGATAAATATGTTGATCTTATAATACCAAGAGGGGGAAACAGTTTAGTACAATATATAAAATCAAACACTAATATACCTGTGCTTGGGCATGCTGATGGCATATGCCATTTATATATAGATGAATCAGCTAATCAAGAAAAAGCATTAAAAATATGTTTAGATTCAAAAGCTCAATATCCAAGTGCATGCAATGCTGTTGAAACTATACTTATAAACAAAAACATAGCTAATGAATATTTGCCAAAGCTTTATAATCTATTTAAAGAAAATAATATAAAAATGAACGGTTGTAAAGAAGTAAGAAAAATACTTAATCAATCGGATATAGGCGAAGTAAAAGAATGGCATTTAGAATATGGAGATAAAGAAGTATCATTAAAAATAGTAGAAAACACAGAAGAAGCATATAATCATATAAACCAATACGGCTCTCATCATACAGATTCAATAGTGTCAGAAAATAAAGACAATATAGAAAAGTTTATGACTTATGTAGATTCTGCTAATGTATACTGCAACACTTCAACAAGATTTTCTGATGGGTTTAGATATGGTTTTGGTGCGGAAGTTGGAATATCTACAAACAAAACTCATGCAAGAGGTCCTGTTGGCTTAGAGGGTTTAACTATATACAAATATAAACTTTTTGGCAATTACCAGATAGTAGATGATTATGTAAACCACAAAGCTAGTTTTAAACATAAAAGAATAAAATAA
- a CDS encoding DUF1232 domain-containing protein has product MSEYTNKPAQYKITPWIPLILAIIYTVSPVDLVPDVVPVVGWLEDALFLIVGGLNGIQNGVLEDNSSLKKIIKFLKWGLLIVGIIGILIIILLAVLVFKVTTN; this is encoded by the coding sequence ATGAGCGAATATACAAATAAACCTGCACAATATAAAATAACACCTTGGATACCTTTAATATTAGCAATTATATACACAGTTTCACCTGTAGATTTAGTGCCTGATGTTGTACCTGTAGTAGGCTGGTTAGAAGATGCATTATTTCTTATAGTAGGAGGACTTAACGGTATACAGAATGGTGTTTTAGAAGATAATAGTTCATTAAAGAAAATAATTAAATTTTTAAAATGGGGACTTTTAATTGTTGGGATAATAGGTATATTGATAATTATTCTTTTGGCTGTTTTAGTTTTTAAAGTGACTACAAACTAA
- a CDS encoding ankyrin repeat domain-containing protein → MRNTFLLLFFLILFSSNLYNITPDEEEFLFWASYGHMDKVKDYVYNKKVHINVQDNDGNTVLMRIASSKAITKENMQVAEFLIDMKADLNVVNNYRYTALVLAINNNNTEIAKLFVEKGAKLDIADNNGYTALMWAIKKENAEMVKLLINKRANIYLKTKDGETASSIAKDTGNSLIIRMLEIAEAY, encoded by the coding sequence ATGAGAAATACTTTTTTACTATTATTTTTTTTGATATTATTTTCATCAAATTTATATAATATAACTCCAGATGAAGAAGAGTTTTTATTTTGGGCTAGTTATGGACATATGGATAAAGTAAAAGATTATGTATATAACAAGAAAGTTCATATAAATGTACAAGATAATGATGGTAATACTGTGCTTATGAGAATAGCTTCTTCAAAAGCAATTACTAAAGAAAATATGCAAGTAGCAGAATTCCTTATAGATATGAAGGCAGACCTCAATGTAGTAAACAATTACAGATATACAGCTTTAGTTTTGGCAATAAATAATAACAACACAGAAATAGCAAAACTTTTTGTAGAGAAAGGTGCTAAACTTGATATAGCTGACAACAATGGATATACCGCTTTGATGTGGGCAATAAAAAAAGAAAATGCCGAAATGGTAAAACTTCTCATAAATAAAAGAGCAAATATTTATCTTAAAACAAAAGACGGTGAAACAGCTTCCAGCATAGCAAAAGATACAGGAAACAGCCTTATAATAAGAATGCTTGAGATTGCTGAGGCTTATTAA
- a CDS encoding HPr family phosphocarrier protein, which translates to MTLTNVVTIKSKNGMHLRPAGVLSQIASKIEYSDLGIFLLYNGVRADAKSVFNIMGLGAFCDAKLILEIEYEEGMEEAAKNAEKELLYFFEEGYINAEVPEEEEE; encoded by the coding sequence ATGACATTAACTAATGTAGTAACAATTAAAAGTAAAAATGGTATGCATTTAAGACCAGCTGGAGTATTATCACAAATAGCAAGTAAAATAGAATACTCTGATTTAGGCATATTTTTACTTTATAATGGTGTGAGAGCAGATGCAAAAAGTGTATTTAATATCATGGGGCTTGGTGCTTTTTGCGATGCTAAATTAATACTTGAAATTGAATATGAAGAAGGAATGGAAGAAGCTGCTAAAAATGCTGAAAAAGAACTTTTGTATTTCTTTGAAGAAGGCTATATTAATGCAGAAGTTCCAGAAGAAGAAGAAGAGTAA
- a CDS encoding GntP family permease produces MISYSIITMLIISILIVMLLTIKFKVHPFIAMLMVAIFLSFTLHVPSNRNPNYINEIASLISKGFGNALGSVGIIIILGSIIGNILEMSGATYKLGEIILKIVGKSHPALAMNILGFIVSIPVFCDSGYLILTPLRKALAKKSGASPVALSVALSTGLYASHALIPPTPGPAAVINLFNLQEHLFTVIAIGLIVAIPTSLAGAIYGIFISKYVKKKEYKQNNYSYESVIDDMEKLPSAFKSFAPIFVPIILMAIGSIVRFNSLHLDEDSFIKNMFIFLGEPTMALFIGFLFSLLLIHNFNRDEMYMWIGDGVRDSGNILVIVGASGAFAEVLKSTELTNIIFELGDVFASVNLGLVLPFLLASLLKISLGSSTISVVTVASLFAPLLDTLGYTTPISQVLVLMSIGAGSMVFSHINDSYFWVVVELSGLSVQDAYKARTLATVVQGATALIIIMIFSFLLK; encoded by the coding sequence ATGATTAGCTATTCAATAATAACCATGCTTATAATCTCTATATTAATAGTAATGTTACTTACTATTAAATTTAAAGTGCATCCTTTTATAGCAATGTTAATGGTTGCTATATTTTTATCATTTACTTTGCATGTACCTTCAAACAGAAATCCTAATTATATAAATGAAATTGCTTCTCTAATAAGCAAAGGTTTTGGAAATGCTTTGGGAAGTGTTGGAATTATAATAATTTTGGGAAGTATTATTGGTAATATACTAGAGATGTCTGGAGCTACATATAAGCTTGGTGAGATAATTTTAAAAATAGTTGGAAAATCCCACCCTGCCCTTGCTATGAATATATTAGGTTTTATTGTTTCTATACCTGTGTTCTGTGATTCTGGATATTTAATATTAACACCATTAAGAAAAGCATTAGCAAAAAAAAGCGGAGCTTCACCTGTAGCATTATCTGTAGCATTATCAACAGGTTTATATGCTTCTCATGCATTAATACCTCCTACCCCAGGACCTGCTGCTGTTATTAATCTTTTCAATTTACAAGAGCATTTATTTACTGTTATAGCAATAGGGCTTATTGTAGCTATACCTACTTCTTTAGCTGGTGCTATATATGGTATATTTATATCAAAATATGTAAAAAAGAAGGAATATAAACAAAATAATTATAGTTATGAAAGTGTTATTGATGATATGGAAAAGCTTCCTTCAGCATTCAAATCATTTGCACCTATATTTGTACCGATTATACTCATGGCTATAGGGTCTATAGTAAGATTTAATTCTTTGCATTTAGATGAAGATAGCTTTATAAAGAATATGTTTATATTTCTTGGTGAGCCTACTATGGCATTATTTATAGGATTTTTATTTTCACTACTACTTATACATAATTTTAATAGAGATGAAATGTATATGTGGATTGGTGATGGGGTAAGAGATTCTGGAAATATATTAGTTATAGTTGGGGCAAGCGGAGCTTTTGCTGAAGTTTTGAAATCTACAGAGCTTACAAACATTATATTTGAACTTGGAGATGTGTTTGCTTCTGTGAATTTGGGATTAGTACTTCCTTTCTTGCTTGCATCTCTTTTAAAAATTTCTTTAGGCTCTTCAACTATATCGGTTGTTACAGTTGCTAGTTTGTTTGCACCATTACTTGATACATTAGGATATACTACTCCAATATCACAAGTTTTAGTGTTAATGTCTATAGGTGCTGGTTCTATGGTATTTTCTCATATCAATGACAGCTATTTCTGGGTAGTTGTAGAATTATCTGGTTTAAGTGTTCAGGATGCATATAAAGCAAGAACTTTAGCTACTGTAGTGCAAGGGGCTACTGCTCTAATTATAATTATGATATTCTCATTTTTATTAAAATAA
- the dut gene encoding dUTP diphosphatase, which produces MLKIKVINKSKNPLPKYQTLGASGLDLHANIDEPITLNKNDIVLVPTGLYIEIPEGYEAQIRSRSSLALKHGIFCLNSPATIDSDYRGELKIILAALTDKPFTINAGDRIAQMVFAKVEKAEFEEVLELSDSIRGEGGFGSTSI; this is translated from the coding sequence ATGTTAAAAATAAAAGTAATCAATAAATCAAAAAATCCACTTCCTAAATATCAAACACTTGGAGCTTCAGGTTTAGATTTACATGCCAATATAGATGAGCCTATTACATTAAATAAAAATGACATAGTTTTAGTGCCTACAGGCTTATATATAGAAATACCAGAAGGTTATGAAGCTCAGATTAGAAGCAGAAGTTCATTAGCTTTAAAACATGGAATATTTTGTTTGAACTCTCCCGCTACTATTGATAGCGATTATAGAGGGGAATTAAAAATTATATTAGCTGCTCTAACAGATAAACCTTTTACTATTAATGCAGGTGATAGAATTGCACAGATGGTATTTGCAAAGGTAGAAAAAGCAGAGTTTGAAGAGGTTCTAGAGCTTTCTGACTCTATTAGAGGAGAAGGTGGTTTTGGAAGCACAAGTATATAA
- a CDS encoding acetate/propionate family kinase, which yields MNVLVINSGSSSIKYQLFSMPEAKVLAKGLLEKIGEETSALKHTAVEKGKEKKIEQKVPDHKAGMSLIFSLLTDKEVGVISDMSEISGVGHRVVHGGEAFSKSTLITDEAIKAIEACCEIAPLHNPAGLQGIRACQEILKDVKMVAVFDTSFHQTIPEHAYMYAVPHEWYDKYKVRRYGFHGTSHKYVYGEFCKATNKPNANVIVCHLGNGASVTAVKNGESVDTSMGLTPLEGLVMGTRSGDMDPAVVTFMMGKENLSAKEIDNILNKKSGLLGVSGVSNDMRNLEEASKTNPKAELAIKMFAYRVKKYIGSYMAALGHLDGIVFTGGIGENSASVRARILEGLDELGIKCDADKNAKARGCASFEKDGAPIKLYVIATDEEKAIAMDTYNIALK from the coding sequence ATGAATGTATTAGTGATAAATTCTGGTAGTTCTAGTATTAAATATCAATTATTTTCTATGCCTGAAGCAAAAGTATTAGCAAAAGGTCTATTAGAAAAAATAGGCGAAGAGACAAGTGCTTTAAAACACACAGCAGTAGAAAAAGGCAAAGAAAAAAAGATAGAACAAAAAGTTCCTGATCATAAAGCAGGTATGAGTTTAATTTTTTCTCTTTTAACAGATAAAGAAGTAGGCGTAATATCTGATATGAGTGAAATATCTGGAGTAGGGCATAGAGTAGTACATGGCGGAGAAGCATTCAGCAAAAGTACTTTAATAACAGATGAAGCTATAAAAGCTATAGAAGCTTGCTGTGAAATTGCTCCTTTACATAACCCAGCAGGTTTACAAGGTATAAGAGCTTGTCAAGAAATATTAAAAGATGTAAAAATGGTTGCTGTATTTGATACAAGCTTCCATCAAACTATACCTGAACATGCTTATATGTATGCAGTGCCTCATGAATGGTATGATAAATATAAAGTTCGCCGTTATGGTTTCCATGGTACTTCTCATAAATATGTATATGGTGAATTCTGTAAGGCGACCAATAAACCTAATGCTAATGTTATAGTTTGCCATTTAGGTAATGGTGCTAGTGTAACTGCTGTAAAAAATGGAGAATCTGTTGATACTAGTATGGGTTTAACTCCATTAGAAGGTTTAGTAATGGGTACTAGGTCTGGTGATATGGACCCTGCTGTTGTTACTTTCATGATGGGTAAAGAAAATTTATCTGCTAAAGAAATTGATAATATTTTAAATAAAAAAAGCGGACTTTTAGGTGTTTCTGGTGTTAGTAATGATATGAGAAACTTGGAAGAAGCTTCTAAAACTAACCCTAAAGCTGAGCTTGCTATAAAAATGTTTGCTTATAGAGTAAAAAAATATATAGGTTCTTATATGGCAGCACTTGGACATCTTGACGGTATAGTATTTACTGGTGGTATTGGTGAAAACAGTGCTTCTGTAAGAGCTAGAATACTTGAAGGTTTAGATGAACTTGGCATTAAATGTGATGCTGATAAAAATGCTAAGGCTAGAGGTTGTGCTAGTTTTGAAAAAGATGGTGCTCCTATTAAACTTTATGTTATAGCTACAGATGAAGAAAAAGCTATAGCAATGGACACTTACAATATTGCTTTGAAATAA
- the treR gene encoding trehalose operon repressor, which produces MASKYEDIYNSLLDKIKFGYYKKGDILPSEHDLMKEYDASRDTIRKSLQLLSNNGCIQKHKGKGSIVINSNIYNFEFGGIFSFKEVASKMYGKKVKTIVNKCECIKPDALIKKALKLNDNDKVWSIERIRNIDGENIILDIDFINATIIPFIDENILKDSLYEHIENNLQLKISYAEREISCEKITSNDKQLLDLKDYDMIINVASKTFLSDTRVFQITSARHRPDKFKFRDFARR; this is translated from the coding sequence ATGGCATCGAAGTACGAAGATATTTATAATAGTTTACTTGATAAAATAAAATTTGGATACTACAAAAAAGGAGATATACTTCCAAGCGAACATGACTTGATGAAAGAATATGATGCTTCAAGAGACACTATAAGAAAATCTCTTCAGCTTTTATCTAATAATGGATGTATTCAAAAACATAAAGGCAAGGGCTCTATAGTTATTAATTCTAATATATATAATTTTGAATTTGGAGGAATATTTAGTTTTAAAGAAGTTGCTTCAAAGATGTATGGTAAAAAAGTAAAAACTATAGTTAATAAATGTGAATGTATAAAGCCCGATGCATTAATAAAAAAAGCATTAAAACTAAATGATAATGATAAAGTATGGTCTATAGAGAGAATAAGAAATATAGACGGTGAAAATATTATACTTGATATAGATTTTATCAATGCTACAATTATACCATTCATAGATGAAAATATTTTAAAAGATTCTTTATATGAACATATAGAAAATAATTTGCAATTAAAAATATCTTATGCCGAAAGAGAAATATCCTGTGAAAAAATAACCTCAAATGATAAACAACTTTTGGATTTAAAAGATTATGATATGATAATAAATGTAGCTTCAAAAACATTTTTATCAGATACTAGAGTGTTTCAAATAACTTCAGCAAGGCATAGACCAGATAAGTTTAAATTCAGAGATTTTGCAAGAAGATAA
- a CDS encoding NERD domain-containing protein, protein MGLLNYFTKKLIPNFLYTDSLKGQVGEFEVNSALNPLFFGKAEHRQINNLVIIDSNGKSHQIDHIEIRTNGIFCIETKNYSGLIFGSEKDKKWTQYLRYGKRNYFYNPIKQNKSHIFHLKKILDNKYNIYSLIVFTQNNADKININNVINLYDLKNYLNNFNEGNNYTTDEMNYIYDKLISNHNNILNSEHIKNINYTKQEISNNICPRCKGQLILREGKYGEFYGCSNYTNCRFTIKK, encoded by the coding sequence ATGGGTTTATTAAATTATTTTACCAAAAAACTTATTCCTAATTTTTTATATACTGATTCACTTAAAGGACAAGTTGGAGAATTTGAAGTTAATTCCGCTTTAAATCCATTATTTTTTGGTAAAGCAGAGCATAGACAGATAAATAATTTAGTAATAATTGATAGTAATGGAAAGAGCCATCAGATAGATCATATAGAAATAAGAACAAATGGAATATTTTGCATAGAAACAAAAAATTATAGCGGGCTTATATTTGGTAGTGAAAAAGATAAAAAATGGACTCAATATTTAAGATATGGAAAAAGGAATTATTTTTATAATCCAATAAAACAAAATAAATCTCATATATTTCATTTAAAAAAGATATTGGATAATAAATATAATATTTATTCATTAATTGTATTTACTCAAAATAATGCGGATAAAATAAATATAAATAATGTAATTAATTTGTATGATTTAAAAAATTATTTAAATAATTTTAATGAAGGAAATAATTATACTACTGACGAAATGAATTATATTTATGATAAACTAATATCAAATCATAATAACATTTTAAATTCAGAACATATAAAAAATATAAATTATACAAAACAAGAAATAAGTAATAATATATGTCCAAGATGTAAGGGGCAATTAATTTTAAGAGAAGGAAAATATGGAGAATTTTACGGATGTAGTAATTATACAAATTGTAGATTTACAATAAAGAAATAA
- the treP gene encoding PTS system trehalose-specific EIIBC component, translated as MGKFTEDAALLLKYVGGKENIKAITHCVTRMRFVLADPKKADIKAIENLKSTKGTFTQSGQFQVIIGNEVSEYYNEFVKISGIEGVSKDAVKESAKGNQTFLQRLMSNIAEIFSPLIPAIICGGFILGFRSIISDIKFFEEGTKSLTQISQFWAGTNDFLWLIGEAIFHFLPVGITWSITRKMGTTQILGIVLGITLVSPQLVNAYLVGSVDPKFYDFGIFQMPMVGYQAQVIPAIMAGFILVYLEKFWRKVVPEYISMVVIPFASLIPTVIIAHAIVGPIGWKIGEAVSYVVYTGLTSKFGVLFAGVFGFFYAPLVITGLHHMSNAIDLQLMSQFGGTMLWPMIALSNIAQGSAVVAMSILQKRNNKAKQINIPAFISCYLGVTEPALFGVNLKYGFPFICALIGSCVAAIISVGSKVMATSIGIGGIPGILSIQPQHMLMFAVAMVFAIAIPLVLTLIVGKKKLKAEDLVDDAENLETNTSITITLDDDNFVSPMNGKVYKLSDIADEAFSSGAMGDGFAIELADSLVISPCDGEIIAAFPTKHAYGIETADGKEILIHIGMDTVELNGEGFESFVKLGDKVKKGDKLAKVDLEYIKSKGKSLVSPVVFTDGTKINLLKESIIIKNGEGKIIEIK; from the coding sequence ATGGGAAAGTTCACCGAAGATGCTGCACTTCTATTAAAATATGTGGGTGGAAAAGAGAATATTAAAGCAATAACTCATTGTGTTACAAGAATGCGTTTTGTTTTAGCAGACCCTAAAAAAGCAGATATTAAAGCAATAGAGAATTTAAAATCTACTAAAGGCACTTTCACTCAATCAGGACAATTTCAAGTAATAATAGGAAATGAGGTTTCAGAATATTATAATGAATTTGTTAAGATTTCTGGTATAGAGGGAGTTAGTAAAGATGCTGTAAAAGAATCAGCAAAAGGCAATCAAACATTCTTACAGCGTTTAATGTCTAATATAGCAGAAATATTTTCACCGCTTATTCCTGCAATTATATGCGGAGGTTTTATATTAGGTTTTAGAAGCATAATATCTGACATTAAATTTTTTGAAGAAGGTACAAAAAGTTTAACTCAAATATCACAGTTCTGGGCTGGAACAAATGATTTTTTATGGTTAATAGGTGAAGCAATTTTCCATTTCCTCCCTGTAGGTATAACATGGTCTATCACTAGAAAAATGGGTACTACTCAAATATTGGGTATTGTTTTAGGTATAACATTAGTTTCGCCTCAGCTTGTTAATGCTTATTTGGTTGGAAGTGTTGATCCTAAGTTTTATGATTTTGGAATATTTCAAATGCCTATGGTTGGTTATCAAGCACAGGTTATACCAGCTATAATGGCAGGATTTATATTAGTTTATCTTGAAAAATTTTGGAGAAAGGTGGTTCCTGAATATATATCTATGGTTGTAATACCATTTGCTTCACTCATACCTACAGTTATTATAGCACATGCAATTGTTGGTCCTATAGGATGGAAAATAGGTGAAGCGGTTTCTTATGTTGTATACACTGGACTAACATCAAAGTTTGGAGTTTTATTTGCTGGTGTATTTGGTTTCTTCTATGCTCCTTTAGTTATCACAGGTCTTCATCACATGTCTAATGCTATTGACTTGCAGCTTATGAGTCAATTTGGAGGCACTATGTTATGGCCTATGATAGCTTTATCAAATATAGCACAAGGTTCTGCAGTAGTTGCTATGTCTATACTTCAGAAAAGAAATAACAAAGCTAAACAGATAAATATACCTGCATTTATATCATGTTATTTAGGAGTAACAGAGCCTGCATTGTTTGGTGTAAACTTAAAATATGGTTTTCCATTTATATGTGCTTTAATAGGTTCTTGTGTGGCGGCAATTATATCTGTTGGTTCTAAGGTTATGGCTACATCTATTGGTATTGGCGGTATACCGGGAATACTTTCAATACAGCCTCAGCATATGTTGATGTTTGCTGTTGCTATGGTTTTTGCTATAGCTATACCATTAGTATTAACTCTAATAGTTGGAAAGAAAAAATTAAAAGCAGAAGATTTAGTTGATGATGCAGAAAATTTAGAAACTAACACATCTATTACAATAACTTTAGATGATGATAATTTTGTTTCTCCTATGAATGGAAAAGTTTATAAATTATCAGATATAGCAGACGAAGCATTTTCTTCTGGTGCCATGGGAGATGGTTTTGCAATAGAGTTAGCTGACAGTTTAGTTATATCTCCTTGCGACGGTGAAATTATAGCAGCATTTCCTACAAAACATGCATACGGCATAGAAACTGCAGACGGAAAAGAAATACTTATTCATATAGGTATGGATACAGTTGAACTTAATGGAGAGGGTTTTGAATCTTTTGTAAAACTGGGAGATAAAGTAAAAAAAGGAGATAAGTTAGCTAAAGTTGATTTAGAGTATATAAAAAGTAAGGGAAAGTCTTTAGTATCTCCTGTTGTATTTACAGACGGCACTAAGATTAATTTATTAAAAGAAAGTATTATCATAAAAAATGGAGAAGGAAAAATTATAGAGATAAAATAA